In Eubalaena glacialis isolate mEubGla1 chromosome 3, mEubGla1.1.hap2.+ XY, whole genome shotgun sequence, the following are encoded in one genomic region:
- the LOC133087039 gene encoding LOW QUALITY PROTEIN: olfactory receptor 6K6 (The sequence of the model RefSeq protein was modified relative to this genomic sequence to represent the inferred CDS: inserted 1 base in 1 codon; deleted 1 base in 1 codon; substituted 1 base at 1 genomic stop codon) — MTSGNQKRVTEFLFSVFPHLHEGALLLFIPLLLIYGLIITGNLMTFIVIQLDMILNTPMYFFISVLSFLEIWYTMTTIPKMLSCLVSEQKTTYLAGCLMQMYFFYSLGLTEDCVLTAMAIDRYIAICNPLHYPTIMTPKLCIHLTAGSCLCGFLLXLPEISWIATLSFCDSNQTQQIFCESTPVLSLACTDTSLVVIVDAIRAVEILTSFLVIALSYNRIIVVVILGMPSAEGRHKAFSTCAAHLAVFLLFFGSVAVMYLXFSATYSVLWDTTIAVPFVILAPFLNPIFYSLRNKDMKDAIGRLIFCQKRAGGVGSYIEILESL, encoded by the exons ATGACCAGTGGGAATCAGAAAAGAGTGACTGAGTTCCTCTTCTCTGTGTTCCCACACCTGCATGAAGGTGCCCTCTTACTCTTTATTCCCTTGCTTCTCATCTATGGATTGATCATAACAGGAAACCTAATGACATTCATTGTCATCCAGCTGGACATGATCTTGAACACC CCCATGTATTTCTTCATCAGTGTCCTCTCTTTCCTGGAGATCTGGTATACCATGACCACCATCCCCAAGATGCTCTCCTGCTTAGTCAGTGAGCAGAAGACCACCTATCTTGCTGGTTGCCTCATGCAGATGTACTTCTTCTACTCACTTGGTCTCACAGAAGACTGTGTCCTGACAGCAATGGCCATTGACAGGTACATAGCTATCTGCAATCCTCTCCATTACCCAACCATCATGACTCCCAAACTTTGTATCCATCTGACAGCTGGATCCTGTCTCTGTGGCTTCCTCC TGCTTCCTGAGATTTCATGGATTGCCACCCTGTCTTTCTGTGACTCCAATCAGACCCAGCAGATCTTCTGTGAATCCACACCTGTGCTGAGCTTGGCCTGCACAGATACATCCCTGGTGGTCATTGTGGATGCCATCCGTGCAGTGGAGATCCTGACCTCCTTCCTGGTCATTGCCCTATCCTACAACCGGATCATTGTGGTGGTGATTCTGGGGATGCCCTCGGCTGAAGGCCGTCacaaagccttttctacctgtgctGCCCACCTTGCTGTATTCTTGTTGTTTTTTGGCAGTGTGGCTGTCATGTACTTGTGATTCTCAGCCACCTACTCAGTGTTATGGGACACAACAATTGCAGTCCCTTTTGTTATCCTTGCTCCCTTCCTCAACCCCATTTTCTATAGCCTGAGAAATAAAGATATGAAAGATGCAATTGGGAGGCTTATCTTCTGCCAGAAGAGGGCTGGTGGGGTTGGGAGCTATATTGAGATCCTAGAGAGTCTGTAA
- the LOC133088080 gene encoding LOW QUALITY PROTEIN: olfactory receptor 6N1 (The sequence of the model RefSeq protein was modified relative to this genomic sequence to represent the inferred CDS: inserted 2 bases in 2 codons; substituted 1 base at 1 genomic stop codon) encodes MKPRNWSQVTEFIILGFPHLQGVQAYLFLLLLLIYLTTILGNLVIFLVVCLDSRLHTPMYHFVSILSLLELGYTVATNPKMLLNLLSEKTISFSGCLLQIYFFHSLGATECYLXMAYDRYLAICQPLHYPTSMTPALCVKMAVGCWLGGLAGPLAEISLVSCLPFCAPNHIQHIFCDFPPVLSLACMETSINVLVYFVINSCKILATLLLILSSYVPIICTVLRIPPAAGKRKALFTCASHLTVVLIVYGRILFMYVXLKKSYSLDYEQALSVFHSVPTPFLNPFIYXLHNKEIKEAVRRQLKWTGMLE; translated from the exons ATGAAGCCCAGGAATTGGAGCCAGGTAACAGAGTTCATCATCTTGGGCTTTCCCCATCTTCAGGGTGTTCAGGCTTATCTCTTTCTTTTGTTACTCCTAATCTACCTCACTACTATACTGGGCAACCTGGTGATATTCCTAGTGGTCTGCCTGGACTCCCGGCTCCACACACCCATGTACCACTTTGTCAGCATTCTCTCCTTACTGGAGCTTGGCTACACAGTTGCCACCAACCCCAAGATGCTGTTGAACTTGCTCAGTGAGAAGACCATTTCTTTCTCTGGGTGCCTTCTGCAAATCTATTTCTTCCACTCTCTTGGGGCTACTGAGTGCTATC CTATGGCTTATGACAGGTACTTAGCCATCTGTCAGCCTCTCCACTACCCTACCAGCATGACCCCAGCACTCTGTGTCAAGATGGCTGTTGGTTGTTGGTTAGGAGGCTTGGCTGGGCCACTGGCTGAAATTTCCTTGGTCTCCTGCCTCCCTTTTTGTGCCCCCAATCACATTCAGCACATCTTTTGTGATTTCCCTCCTGTGCTGAGCTTGGCTTGTATGGAAACATCGATCAATGTCCTAGTGTACTTTGTTATCAACTCCTGCAAGATCCTGGCCACCCTTCTGTTGATCCTCAGCTCCTATGTGCCGATCATCTGCACAGTGCTCAGAATTCCTCCAGCTGCAGGTAAGAGGAAGGCCTTATTCACATGTGCCTCCCACCTCACTGTGGTCCTCATCGTCTATGGAAGAATCCTCTTCATGTATGTGTGACTGAAGAAGAGCTACTCGCTGGACTATGAGCAGGCCCTGTCGGTGTTCCACTCGGTGCCCACACCCTTCCTCAACCCCTTTATCT AGCTTCACAACAAGGAGATCAAGGAGGCTGTGAGGAGGCAGTTAAAGTGGACAGGGATGCTGGAGTGA